One genomic segment of Gymnogyps californianus isolate 813 chromosome 8, ASM1813914v2, whole genome shotgun sequence includes these proteins:
- the DIRAS3 gene encoding GTP-binding protein Di-Ras3 produces MPEQSNDYRVVVFGAAGVGKSSLVLRFVRGTFRETYIPTIEDTYRQVISCDKSICTLQITDTTGSHQFPAMQRLSISKGHAFILVYSVTSRQSMEDLQPIFEQICQIKGDIQKIPIMLVGNKSDETQRELDASEGQALASKWKCSFMETSAKMNYNVQELFQELLNLEKRRTVSLQVDGKKSKQQKKKDKLQGKCSVM; encoded by the coding sequence ATGCCTGAACAGAGCAATGATTACAGGGTGGTTGTGTTTGGAGCAGCAGGGGTTGGCAAAAGCTCCTTGGTCCTTCGTTTTGTAAGGGGAACTTTCAGGGAAACCTATATCCCCACAATCGAAGATACGTACCGGCAGGTAATCAGCTGTGATAAGAGCATCTGCACCCTTCAGATTACAGACACCACGGGAAGCCATCAGTTCCCTGCTATGCAGAGGCTGTCTATATCCAAAGGGCATGCTTTCATCTTGGTGTACTCTGTCACCAGCAGGCAGTCCATGGAAGATCTTCAGCCCATCTTTGAACAGATCTGTCAGATTAAAGGGGACATCCAAAAAATCCCAATCATGTTGGTGGGTAACAAAAGCGACGAGACCCAGAGGGAGCTGGATGCCAGCGAGGGGCAAGCGTTAGCCAGCAAGTGGAAGTGCTCCTTTATGGAGACATCAGCCAAAATGAACTACAACGTGCAGGAGCTCTTCCAGGAGCTCTTGAatctggagaagaggagaactGTCAGTCTCCAGGTGGACGGAAAGAAAtccaagcagcagaaaaagaaagataaactgCAAGGCAAGTGCTCTGTTATGTGA